Proteins encoded in a region of the Magallana gigas chromosome 8, xbMagGiga1.1, whole genome shotgun sequence genome:
- the LOC105347255 gene encoding stress-70 protein, mitochondrial isoform X1 yields the protein MLLSPRITFRFLDQGCRIQNVRNLHAKSMKKQIPLLTLNGSQSIQKRNNSSGKVKGQVIGIDLGTTNSCVAVMEGKTPKVLENSEGSRTTPSVVAFTKDGERLVGMPAKRQAVTNAENTFSATKRLIGRRFEDAEVQKDMKTASFKIVKATNGDAWVEAHGKMYSPSQIGAFVLMKMKETADNYLGQKVKNAVITVPAYFNDSQRQATKDAGQISGLNVLRVINEPTAAALAYGMDKTDDKLIAVYDLGGGTFDISILEMQRGVFEVKSTNGDTFLGGEDFDNALVTFLANEFKRDQGLDVTKDNMAMQRLREAAEKAKIELSSSMQTDINLPYLTMDATGPKHMNMKLTRAKFEGIVESLVKRTVGPCQKAMSDAEVKKSDIGDVILVGGMTRMPRVQALVQEVFGRAPGKSVNPDEAVAMGAAIQGGVLAGDVTDVLLLDVTPLSLGIETLGGVFTKLIDRNTTIPTKKSQVFSTAADGQTSVEIKVCQGEREMAADNKLLGQFMLVGIPPAPRGVPQVEVTFDIDANGIVNVSARDKGTGKEQQIVIQSSGGLSKEEIENMVKNAEKYAAEDHVRKERVEAVNQADAIIHDTESKLEEFKSQLPEEDANKLREQIAGVKELIAKKDQVEVEELKQATSNMQQASLKVFELAYKKMSADRESQSGSSSSEDSGSSESKDEQEKKEEKN from the exons ATGTTGCTCTCTCCAAGAATAACGTTTAGATTTCTGGATCAGGGTTGCAGAATTCAGAATGTACGAAATCTGCACGCCAAATCAATGAAGAAACAG ATTCCCTTGCTGACCCTAAATGGAAGTCAGTCAATACAGAAGAGAAACAA CAGTTCTGGAAAAGTTAAAGGTCAAGTGATTGGAATAGATTTGGGAACAACAAATTCATGTGTAGCTGTAATGGAAGGAAAAACTCCCAAAGTTCTGGAAAATTCCGAGGGATCAAGAACAACCCCTTCTGTCGTGGCGTTCACCAAGGATGGAGAGCGCTTAGTGGGGATGCCTGCCAAAAGACAGGCCGTCACCAATGCAGAAAACACATTCTCTGCAACAAAACGTCTGATTGGTCGCCGTTTTGAGGACGCTGAAGTCCAGAAAGACAT GAAGACTGCTTCCTTCAAGATTGTAAAGGCCACCAATGGTGATGCTTGGGTAGAGGCTCATGGGAAGATGTATTCCCCTAGTCAAATCGGTGCATTCGTCTTAATGAAAATGAAGGAGACAGCTG ACAATTACCTCGGACAGAAGGTCAAGAACGCAGTCATCACAGTTCCTGCTTATTTCAACGACTCTCAGAGACAG gcCACAAAGGATGCTGGTCAAATTTCTGGATTAAACGTGCTGCGAGTCATTAATGAACCAACAGCTGCCGCTCTGGCCTATGGCATGGACAAGACAGACGACAAGCT CATTGCTGTATATGATTTGGGAGGTGGAACTTTCGACATTTCTATTCTGGAGATGCAGAGGGGCGTGTTTGAGGTGAAATCAACTAATGGGGACACTTTCCTCGGTGGTGAGGATTTCGACAATGCCTTGGTCACATTTTTGGCCAATGAATTCAAACGCGAT CAAGGGCTTGATGTAACCAAAGACAACATGGCTATGCAGAGATTGAGAGAAGCAGCAGAGAAAGCCAAGATAGAGCTCTCATCAAGCATGCAG ACTGACATCAACCTCCCCTACCTGACAATGGATGCCACAGGACCCAAACACATGAACATGAAACTGACCCGAGCCAAGTTTGAGGGGATTGTGGAGAGTTTGGTGAAGCGGACGGTCGGACCGTGTCAGAAGGCTATGAGTGACGCCGAGGTCAAGAAGTCCGACATTGGCGACGTCATCCTCGTAGGAGGAATGACTCGTATGCCCAGG GTGCAAGCATTGGTACAGGAAGTATTTGGTAGAGCACCAGGAAAGTCGGTCAATCCGGATGAAGCTGTTGCCATGGGAGCAGCCATTCAG GGAGGAGTTTTGGCAGGAGACGTAACTGATGTCCTTCTGTTGGACGTCACTCCGCTGTCGTTGGGTATTGAGACTCTTGGAGGCGTGTTCACAAAACTGATTGACAGAAATACCACCATCCCCACAAAGAAATCTCAG GTTTTCTCAACGGCTGCTGATGGACAAACCAGTGTGGAGATCAAAGTTTGTCAAGGGGAGAGAGAGATGGCCGCCGACAACAAGCTCCTCGGCCAGTTTATGTTG GTTGGAATTCCCCCTGCCCCTCGTGGAGTCCCTCAAGTTGAAGTGACTTTTGACATTGACGCTAACGGCATTGTAAATGTATCTGCTAGAGACAAGGGAACTGGAAAAGAACAGCAAA TCGTGATCCAGAGTTCTGGAGGTCTTAGCAAGGAGGAGATCGAGAACATGGTGAAGAACGCAGAGAAGTACGCTGCTGAGGACCATGTCAGAAAG GAAAGAGTAGAGGCAGTAAACCAAGCCGATGCTATTATTCACGACACAGAATCCAAACTGGAAGAATTCAAGAGCCAACTCCCAGAGGAGGAT GCCAATAAACTGCGGGAACAAATTGCCGGAGTGAAGGAGCTGATCGCCAAGAAGGACCAAGTAGAAGTAGAGGAGCTGAAACAGGCGACCTCTAACATGCAGCAGGCCTCCCTCAAAGTGTTCGAGCTGGCTTACAAAAAG ATGTCCGCCGACAGGGAAAGTCAGAGCGGATCCTCATCAAGTGAAGACAGTGGCTCATCAGAATCTAAAGACGAACAGGAAAAGAAGGAGGAGAAGAACTGA
- the LOC105347254 gene encoding uncharacterized protein has translation MEAIGSNFIISYLLPAVTTGAEIIGACLLACLDLTIRMEELQEIMKYVIGRAILNKVDFTEDVEFLAEVKITVDKKEAVSFIITEWSLKENVHLYQKQFSGLLENAYIGMNRKTNTLQTNASKISTLESEQRMLESHSLEGERSTLEGERSVLEGERSTAEDTYQNGQGELGWSEGRDSNQREINRELIELQSCDVVTDREQQQSHVIVVDSATQTDEAGINPALKRKPRKSTNQQKKNKSATGSTMKICSPLPQEPEVVDIKMEVISDDERGNTASSVTVVSPLPPTDLQTSTGNHVPCPLCPTQFRSQKAVETHLRMMHDVGNVYMCQVSSCQEMCQSNTALHQHMNDIHGVQEVMEAPPESPPKKKRGRKPKNLNKDIPEPMNETVTSPTVRKSGRKKTAKQPVGRKPGRKKSALKVAHKTKPAVPAVKGVLKCDECPKEYASKRALNRHIRTAHDVKKYQCDICGKVFTSKETLYHHRRGIHSESKPYKCSQCDASFNFNHSLRLHRLKHSGIRPFECKECNKTYLTSNHLKMHMEGVHGGKKNHECKICGKCFSYTTSLKVHEMTHGDYRPYRCTVCGQGFVNSHSLKYHKESKHSHNTWFECDLCGKKYKTEFLMKTHRRRHTADGTRYMCDICGRQFMYKSTLEIHAAVHSDEKSFQCSTCGKSFKTYATLYSHQYVHKSESPYNCPDCGKSFKTKERCKAHQKRHSGLKPFECDQCGRCFPDKGGLSKHTKTVHCDIKMFVCDICGKACSRADNLRVHMKIHNKAMDASIPGRKLQVFPIQDKTLAVMKSPVDLAQKDQQGQDFLNISPNSSPSHAVTLPRIYSDRADPSPFIPSVTDPLAIPQGSALAGHGILLTAQETELGCVANSVLHPSTSLVTAPTTTQAPPPGSSYMYMWPYLPPQHQSDQTGSNNQYF, from the exons GTGCTTGCCTGCTTGCCTGTCTTGACTTAACCATCAGAATGGAGGAGCTTCAAGAGATAATGAAATATGTCATTGGCCGAGCTATCTTGAATAAGGTGGATTTCACCGAGGATGTTGAATTCCTGGCGGAGGTTAAAATCACTGTGGACAAAAAGGAAGCTGTGAGCTTTATAATTACAGAGTGGAGcttaaaagaaaatgtacacctttatcaaaaacaatttagTGGATTGTTGGAAAACGCTTACATAGGAATGAACAGAAAAACCAATACATTACAAACAAATGCCAGTAAAATTTCAACCCTAGAGAGTGAGCAAAGAATGTTGGAGAGTCATAGTTTGGAAGGTGAAAGGTCAACTTTAGAGGGTGAGAGGTCAGTTTTAGAAGGTGAAAGGTCGACAGCGGAGGATACATACCAGAATGGTCAGGGGGAGTTAGGATGGAGCGAGGGGAGGGACAGCAATCAAAGGGAGATAAACAGGGAACTGATAGAACTGCAGAGTTGTGATG TTGTGACAGACAGAGAACAACAACAAAGTCATGTGATAGTAGTGGACTCAGCAACCCAGACAGATGAGGCCGGAATAAACCCAGCACTCAAACGTAAACCTAGAAAATCCACCAACCAACAGAAGAAAAACAAGTCTGCTACAG GTTCAACGATGAAGATTTGTTCCCCACTGCCTCAGGAGCCAGAGGTAGTTGACATCAAGATGGAGGTTATATCTGACGATGAGCGCGGTAACACGGCTAGTTCTGTCACCGTGGTGTCACCCCTACCACCGACCGACCTCCAGACAAGTACGGGAAACCACGTTCCTTGCCCACTCTGTCCGACACAGTTCCGCAGCCAGAAAGCGGTGGAGACCCACCTTAGAATGATGCATGACGTAGGGAATGTCTACATGTGTCAGGTGTCGTCGTGTCAGGAAATGTGTCAGTCCAACACTGCGCTTCATCAACACATGAACGACATTCACGGGGTTCAGGAGGTGATGGAGGCCCCGCCAGAAAGTCCTCCCAAGAAAAAACGAGGACGCAAACCTAAAAATCTAAACAAAGATATCCCTGAGCCGATGAATGAGACAGTTACTTCACCTACGGTTAGAAAATCTGGACGCAAGAAAACAGCAAAACAACCAGTGGGTAGAAAGCCAGGAAGGAAAAAGTCTGCACTTAAAGTGGCACATAAAACAAAGCCTGCCGTTCCAGCTGTGAAAGGTGTGCTGAAATGTGACGAATGTCCGAAGGAGTATGCCTCAAAGCGAGCCCTGAATAGACACATCAGAACTGCACACGACGTGAAAAAGTATCAGTGTGATATTTGTGGAAAGGTATTCACCAGCAAAGAGACCCTGTACCATCATCGAAGGGGGATCCACAGCGAGAGCAAGCCATACAAGTGCAGTCAGTGCGATGCTTCCTTCAATTTCAATCATAGTCTGAGACTCCATAGACTTAAGCACAGTGGAATTCGGCCCTTCGAGTGTAAGGAGTGCAATAAAACGTACCTGACTTCAAATCACCTAAAAATGCATATGGAAGGAGTTCACGGAGGAAAGAAAAATCACGAGTGTAAGATTTGTGGCAAGTGCTTCTCATACACAACAAGCCTTAAGGTTCATGAGATGACCCACGGAGATTACAGACCGTATCGCTGTACCGTGTGTGGGCAAGGCTTCGTCAACAGTCACTCCCTCAAGTACCACAAGGAGTCCAAACACTCACACAACACGTGGTTCGAATGCGACTTGTGCGGGAAAAAGTACAAGACAGAGTTCTTGATGAAGACACACCGGCGACGCCATACTGCCGATGGTACGCGCTACATGTGTGACATTTGTGGCCGGCAGTTCATGTACAAAAGTACGCTGGAAATTCACGCTGCAGTGCACAGTGATGAGAAGTCGTTCCAGTGTAGCACGTGTGGGAAGTCATTCAAAACATATGCCACTCTCTACTCCCACCAGTATGTTCACAAGTCTGAGAGCCCATATAACTGTCCAGACTGTGGAAAGTCATTTAAAACAAAGGAGCGCTGCAAGGCTCATCAGAAGAGACACTCGGGCCTGAAGCCATTTGAGTGTGATCAGTGTGGTCGATGTTTCCCTGATAAGGGCGGCCTCTCTAAGCACACCAAGACAGTGCACTGTGACATCAAGATGTTTGTGTGTGACATTTGTGGAAAGGCATGCTCAAGAGCTGACAATCTCCGTGTCCACATGAAGATCCACAACAAGGCGATGGATGCCAGCATCCCGGGCAGAAAGCTCCAAGTGTTCCCCATACAGGACAAGACACTGGCAGTGATGAAGTCGCCAGTCGATCTCGCTCAGAAGGACCAACAGGGGCAAGACTTTCTCAACATCTCCCCCAACTCCTCCCCCTCCCACGCAGTAACCCTCCCCAGGATCTACTCGGACAGGGCCGACCCCTCACCATTCATTCCCAGCGTTACAGACCCTCTAGCCATTCCCCAGGGGTCAGCTCTGGCAGGTCATGGAATTCTTTTGACCGCTCAGGAGACAGAGCTGGGATGTGTGGCTAATTCAGTGCTCCACCCCTCCACCTCTCTAGTGACTGCCCCCACCACCACACAGGCCCCGCCCCCAGGGTcctcctacatgtacatgtggcCCTACCTCCCCCCTCAGCACCAGTCTGATCAGACTGGATCCAATAACCAGTATTTTTAA
- the LOC105347255 gene encoding stress-70 protein, mitochondrial isoform X2 gives MLLSPRITFRFLDQGCRIQNVRNLHAKSMKKQIPLLTLNGSQSIQKRNNSGKVKGQVIGIDLGTTNSCVAVMEGKTPKVLENSEGSRTTPSVVAFTKDGERLVGMPAKRQAVTNAENTFSATKRLIGRRFEDAEVQKDMKTASFKIVKATNGDAWVEAHGKMYSPSQIGAFVLMKMKETADNYLGQKVKNAVITVPAYFNDSQRQATKDAGQISGLNVLRVINEPTAAALAYGMDKTDDKLIAVYDLGGGTFDISILEMQRGVFEVKSTNGDTFLGGEDFDNALVTFLANEFKRDQGLDVTKDNMAMQRLREAAEKAKIELSSSMQTDINLPYLTMDATGPKHMNMKLTRAKFEGIVESLVKRTVGPCQKAMSDAEVKKSDIGDVILVGGMTRMPRVQALVQEVFGRAPGKSVNPDEAVAMGAAIQGGVLAGDVTDVLLLDVTPLSLGIETLGGVFTKLIDRNTTIPTKKSQVFSTAADGQTSVEIKVCQGEREMAADNKLLGQFMLVGIPPAPRGVPQVEVTFDIDANGIVNVSARDKGTGKEQQIVIQSSGGLSKEEIENMVKNAEKYAAEDHVRKERVEAVNQADAIIHDTESKLEEFKSQLPEEDANKLREQIAGVKELIAKKDQVEVEELKQATSNMQQASLKVFELAYKKMSADRESQSGSSSSEDSGSSESKDEQEKKEEKN, from the exons ATGTTGCTCTCTCCAAGAATAACGTTTAGATTTCTGGATCAGGGTTGCAGAATTCAGAATGTACGAAATCTGCACGCCAAATCAATGAAGAAACAG ATTCCCTTGCTGACCCTAAATGGAAGTCAGTCAATACAGAAGAGAAACAA TTCTGGAAAAGTTAAAGGTCAAGTGATTGGAATAGATTTGGGAACAACAAATTCATGTGTAGCTGTAATGGAAGGAAAAACTCCCAAAGTTCTGGAAAATTCCGAGGGATCAAGAACAACCCCTTCTGTCGTGGCGTTCACCAAGGATGGAGAGCGCTTAGTGGGGATGCCTGCCAAAAGACAGGCCGTCACCAATGCAGAAAACACATTCTCTGCAACAAAACGTCTGATTGGTCGCCGTTTTGAGGACGCTGAAGTCCAGAAAGACAT GAAGACTGCTTCCTTCAAGATTGTAAAGGCCACCAATGGTGATGCTTGGGTAGAGGCTCATGGGAAGATGTATTCCCCTAGTCAAATCGGTGCATTCGTCTTAATGAAAATGAAGGAGACAGCTG ACAATTACCTCGGACAGAAGGTCAAGAACGCAGTCATCACAGTTCCTGCTTATTTCAACGACTCTCAGAGACAG gcCACAAAGGATGCTGGTCAAATTTCTGGATTAAACGTGCTGCGAGTCATTAATGAACCAACAGCTGCCGCTCTGGCCTATGGCATGGACAAGACAGACGACAAGCT CATTGCTGTATATGATTTGGGAGGTGGAACTTTCGACATTTCTATTCTGGAGATGCAGAGGGGCGTGTTTGAGGTGAAATCAACTAATGGGGACACTTTCCTCGGTGGTGAGGATTTCGACAATGCCTTGGTCACATTTTTGGCCAATGAATTCAAACGCGAT CAAGGGCTTGATGTAACCAAAGACAACATGGCTATGCAGAGATTGAGAGAAGCAGCAGAGAAAGCCAAGATAGAGCTCTCATCAAGCATGCAG ACTGACATCAACCTCCCCTACCTGACAATGGATGCCACAGGACCCAAACACATGAACATGAAACTGACCCGAGCCAAGTTTGAGGGGATTGTGGAGAGTTTGGTGAAGCGGACGGTCGGACCGTGTCAGAAGGCTATGAGTGACGCCGAGGTCAAGAAGTCCGACATTGGCGACGTCATCCTCGTAGGAGGAATGACTCGTATGCCCAGG GTGCAAGCATTGGTACAGGAAGTATTTGGTAGAGCACCAGGAAAGTCGGTCAATCCGGATGAAGCTGTTGCCATGGGAGCAGCCATTCAG GGAGGAGTTTTGGCAGGAGACGTAACTGATGTCCTTCTGTTGGACGTCACTCCGCTGTCGTTGGGTATTGAGACTCTTGGAGGCGTGTTCACAAAACTGATTGACAGAAATACCACCATCCCCACAAAGAAATCTCAG GTTTTCTCAACGGCTGCTGATGGACAAACCAGTGTGGAGATCAAAGTTTGTCAAGGGGAGAGAGAGATGGCCGCCGACAACAAGCTCCTCGGCCAGTTTATGTTG GTTGGAATTCCCCCTGCCCCTCGTGGAGTCCCTCAAGTTGAAGTGACTTTTGACATTGACGCTAACGGCATTGTAAATGTATCTGCTAGAGACAAGGGAACTGGAAAAGAACAGCAAA TCGTGATCCAGAGTTCTGGAGGTCTTAGCAAGGAGGAGATCGAGAACATGGTGAAGAACGCAGAGAAGTACGCTGCTGAGGACCATGTCAGAAAG GAAAGAGTAGAGGCAGTAAACCAAGCCGATGCTATTATTCACGACACAGAATCCAAACTGGAAGAATTCAAGAGCCAACTCCCAGAGGAGGAT GCCAATAAACTGCGGGAACAAATTGCCGGAGTGAAGGAGCTGATCGCCAAGAAGGACCAAGTAGAAGTAGAGGAGCTGAAACAGGCGACCTCTAACATGCAGCAGGCCTCCCTCAAAGTGTTCGAGCTGGCTTACAAAAAG ATGTCCGCCGACAGGGAAAGTCAGAGCGGATCCTCATCAAGTGAAGACAGTGGCTCATCAGAATCTAAAGACGAACAGGAAAAGAAGGAGGAGAAGAACTGA